The genomic segment CCATAAGGCTTAGCCTTTTTTCTGACGAAGAGGGAAGGATATCCGCTGATTTGAGATAACATGGCCACGATGGGAATGCCGCCCATTTCCAAACCTGCTAGAGCATCAACAGGGGTAGGAATCATCGTTGCGAGATATTCAGCAATGGCTTTCAATAAAGTTGGATTTGCTTCAAATAAATATTTGTCAAAATATTCATGGCTGACTTGCCCCGATCGCAGTAAAAACTCACCTGTAATATGAGACGTGTCATAAATCGCTTTTGTCAGGTCTGCTTTGTTCATCAAAATTCGTGGAAA from the Acaryochloris marina S15 genome contains:
- the pyrE gene encoding orotate phosphoribosyltransferase, giving the protein MNKADLTKAIYDTSHITGEFLLRSGQVSHEYFDKYLFEANPTLLKAIAEYLATMIPTPVDALAGLEMGGIPIVAMLSQISGYPSLFVRKKAKPYGTCKLAEGGEIQGKRLVIIEDVVTSGGQIKLSAQDLRSLGATVTDVMCVIDREAGGQANLAAEGLTLHPLFTMTELKQSAQ